A single Primulina eburnea isolate SZY01 chromosome 11, ASM2296580v1, whole genome shotgun sequence DNA region contains:
- the LOC140804594 gene encoding LOW QUALITY PROTEIN: DNA repair protein XRCC3 homolog (The sequence of the model RefSeq protein was modified relative to this genomic sequence to represent the inferred CDS: inserted 2 bases in 1 codon; deleted 1 base in 1 codon) translates to MKPEDLLRHPLSTDNPKLTLGCPLLDRFLHGGIPCSSITEIVAESGTGKTQLCLQLLLAAQLVISRGGLSASSLYLHSEFPFPIRRLHQLSARFRPHFAHNPLERIFVQPLQSADHLLDLLPSLXEFLIPRLNIKLIVVDSIAALFRGEFNNTPVELKRRSNLFFKISSKLKWYAWKFGMAVVVTNQVADVMKSSDNVRIGNSSILHSSGRKVCPALGLSWANCVNTRLFLWREYERVGEEGGSFDDTKTRRFAAVVFAPHLPDSSSEFVISREGVFGVDK, encoded by the exons ATGAAACCAGAGGACCTCCTCCGCCACCCTCTCTCCACCGACAACCCAAAGCTCACCCTAGGTTGCCCACTACTCGACCGTTTTCTCCACGGTGGCATTCCCTGCAGCTCAATCACCGAGATTGTCGCCGAGAGCGGCACCGGGAAAACCCAACTCTGCCTCCAGCTGCTCCTCGCTGCGCAACTTGTCATCTCACGCGGAGGCCTCTCCGCCTCATCCCTCTACCTCCACTCAGAATTCCCCTTCCCCATCCGCCGCCTCCACCAATTATCAGCACGTTTTCGACCCCATTTTGCTCACAACCCTTTGGAACGCATTTTCGTCCAACCCCTTCAGTCTGCAGACCACCTGCTCGACCTTTTGCCATCGCT AGAGTTTCTCATACCGAGATTAAACATTAAGCTTATCGTTGTTGATTCAATCGCTGCTTTGTTCCGTGGGGAGTTCAATAACACCCCAGTTGAGTTGAAGCGACGATCAAACTTATTCTTCAAGATATCTTCAAAATTGAAATGGTATGCCTGGAAATTCGGTATGGCTGTTGTGGTGACCAACCAAGTGGCGGATGTGATGAAGTCCTCGGATAACGTGAGGATTGGGAATTCGAGCATTTTGCACTCGTCGGGAAGGAAGGTTTGCCCTGCTTTGGGATTGTCGTGGGCCAATTGCGTGAATAcaaggttattcttgtggaGGGAATACGAAAGGGTTGGCGAGGAAGGTGGgagttttgatgataccaagaCGAGGAGGTTCGCTGCTGTAGTTTTTGCTCCCCATTTACCGGATTCTTCTTCTGAGTTCGTAATTAGT CGAGAAGGGGTTTTTGGGGTTGATAAATGA
- the LOC140805908 gene encoding uncharacterized protein isoform X1, translating into MSCLAVSLQPTNGPDILLQTREWFPPSRALMALSFFRQTRISFAKNLQQSTADTPFDSIGDDPLAASSGQVIVGVETRYRVVYRLVNSIYVLAVTTIDDSNNNVFDCINIVNQAVSVVVTACRGVDVTPEKLGKKYAEVYMALDIVLRGVSSIRLATMLASMHGDGIAKMVHSAIHTESKIRGADSWVNVEPSSLDHEAGVESFSVVSFELPSETLVAGDEVATATLGFFHQGEEKELNKVEENEGEKDPFAASERLNKPEEMLMEGFKKDKELGVSDVSKALAGLEVTSLPPAAATESTHIGVEGFEGNYGGIEFGHDGSTLPEDFEGINDAWGGGLDASEFVGPKKIKKDTGLGGLELLATSEPPAVGAAKSDGAGDKIEDILVKKTEMRGPEMYIVEEVNAEFRESLLARVGLMGVVYLRTMPPISSTDDKETEFSFKVEGTEGVKRLVMQSSRVSSLGDGLFFVRTPSSKEPLPIMKYSLQPRLTPLPVRVRLVKRLVGTLLSIMIQYVSNPELPAPLTDVTIVLKLPVDPTLLKVSPKAVMNRSDRELKWLIDEIPLKGKPGRLRVRMPVDIGEDDDGSDLEIVGYVKFSAQGYRSLSGVSLRPASEGKTDFYEVEHRYGSGVYICN; encoded by the coding sequence ATGTCGTGCTTGGCAGTTTCCCTTCAACCCACAAATGGACCCGATATCCTACTCCAAACTCGCGAATGGTTCCCCCCTTCCCGCGCTCTGATGGCCCTCTCCTTCTTCCGCCAAACACGCATCTCGTTCGCCAAGAATCTGCAACAATCCACTGCCGATACCCCTTTTGATTCCATTGGCGATGATCCTTTGGCGGCGTCCTCCGGTCAGGTTATTGTCGGGGTTGAAACTCGCTACCGTGTTGTGTACCGCCTCGTCAACTCCATTTACGTTCTTGCTGTGACTACTATTGATGATTCTAATAATAATGTTTTCGATTGTATTAATATTGTTAATCAAGCTGTTTCAGTTGTGGTTACAGCATGTCGTGGTGTGGATGTTACCCCAGAGAAATTGGGCAAGAAATACGCTGAGGTTTACATGGCATTAGATATAGTTTTGAGGGGTGTTAGTAGCATTAGGCTTGCCACTATGCTGGCATCGATGCACGGTGATGGCATCGCAAAAATGGTGCATTCTGCTATTCATACTGAGAGTAAGATTCGTGGGGCAGATAGTTGGGTTAATGTGGAGCCCAGTTCGCTGGATCATGAAGCCGGAGTGGAGTCCTTTTCAGTGGTGTCTTTTGAATTACCTTCTGAGACATTGGTGGCAGGAGACGAGGTGGCTACGGCAACTTTAGGGTTTTTCCATCAGGGTGAGGAGAAGGAGTTGAATAAGGTTGAGGAGAATGAAGGAGAAAAGGATCCTTTTGCGGCGAGCGAGAGGTTAAATAAGCCAGAAGAAATGCTGATGGAAGGGTTTAAAAAGGATAAAGAATTGGGTGTTTCGGATGTGAGTAAGGCTCTTGCAGGACTTGAGGTGACTTCATTGCCTCCTGCTGCGGCCACCGAGTCAACACACATAGGTGTAGAAGGATTTGAAGGGAATTATGGTGGAATCGAGTTTGGGCATGATGGATCAACTTTGCCGGAGGATTTTGAGGGTATTAATGATGCTTGGGGTGGTGGATTGGATGCATCAGAGTTTGTTGGCCCGAAGAAAATCAAGAAGGATACGGGTCTTGGTGGCTTGGAATTGCTGGCGACTAGCGAGCCCCCGGCTGTTGGTGCAGCTAAAAGTGACGGTGCTGGGGATAAGATCGAAGATATATTGGTGAAGAAGACTGAAATGAGGGGCCCGGAAATGTATATAGTTGAAGAAGTAAATGCTGAGTTTAGGGAATCACTTCTTGCTAGAGTTGGGTTGATGGGCGTGGTGTACCTGAGGACAATGCCACCGATATCTTCTACAGATGATAAAGAAACCGAGTTCTCTTTTAAGGTTGAAGGTACAGAAGGTGTAAAGAGATTAGTAATGCAAAGCTCTAGGGTTAGCAGCCTCGGTGATGGCTTGTTTTTTGTGAGGACTCCATCCTCAAAGGAACCTCTACCCATTATGAAGTACAGTTTGCAGCCCCGCTTGACTCCTTTGCCTGTAAGGGTTAGACTTGTCAAACGCCTTGTTGGGACTTTACTCTCGATCATGATACAGTACGTGTCAAATCCAGAATTGCCAGCACCCTTGACAGACGTTACAATCGTTTTGAAATTACCTGTAGACCCAACTCTGTTAAAAGTGTCGCCAAAAGCAGTGATGAACAGGTCTGATAGAGAATTGAAATGGCTTATTGACGAGATTCCACTGAAGGGTAAGCCTGGCAGGCTGCGAGTGAGAATGCCTGTGGATATTGGCGAGGATGATGATGGATCAGATCTTGAGATAGTCGGTTATGTCAAGTTTTCCGCCCAAGGATATAGATCTTTGTCTGGGGTTTCTTTAAGGCCTGCTTCTGAGGGAAAAACTGACTTCTACGAGGTTGAGCACAGGTATGGAAGTGGCGTTTATATTTGCAATTAA
- the LOC140805618 gene encoding uncharacterized protein — translation MAGKSLMDRLKKAVKKIKVLLDYNANRWKIASLIGKSSGKRSRLSFKVKPGLKEYAEYSESSDDHHPRSSPQLHRTQSHPVEFDIDKRADAFIEKFRNQLKYERQISLQLRYYRGNSFESVTSP, via the coding sequence ATGGCGGGGAAGTCGTTGATGGATCGGCTGAAGAAAGCGGTGAAGAAGATCAAAGTTTTACTCGATTACAACGCTAATCGATGGAAAATCGCATCCTTGATCGGCAAGTCATCGGGCAAGAGATCACGATTGAGCTTCAAGGTGAAGCCAGGATTGAAGGAATATGCGGAATATTCGGAATCGAGCGATGATCACCACCCCAGATCAAGTCCCCAACTCCATCGAACTCAAAGTCATCCCGTggaatttgatatcgataaaAGAGCGGATGCATTTATCGAAAAATTCCGTAACCAGCTCAAGTATGAAAGACAGATTTCTTTGCAGTTGAGATATTACAGAGGTAACAGTTTTGAGTCCGTAACATCTCCATGA
- the LOC140804633 gene encoding CASP-like protein 2C1, with the protein MGTMNIIMSRKEILLRTGAIVFLVLTSCLMGFNHQTKLLFNVVTKKATFRDLNALFVLVWIDTAAAAYNMMQLLFRGYFMCGSNKDLSRTSYLYLTWGFYILDQAVVYMVFAAASSAVQGSMLAVTGEKRFVWMKLCDKFTRFCFQIGGGLVCGFFAIFLMAIISFISAFNLFRLYSPKQFLLPKPKGHGIY; encoded by the exons ATGGGCACTATGAATATTATTATGAGCAGGAAAGAAATTTTACTTAGAACTGGTGCAATAGTTTTCTTAGTTCTGACTTCATGTCTTATGGGATTTAATCATCAAACCAAGCTTCTCTTCAATGTAGTAACCAAGAAGGCAACTTTCAGAGACTTGAATGCCTTGTT TGTATTGGTATGGATTGATACAGCTGCTGCCGCTTACAACATGATGCAATTGTTGTTCAGAGGTTATTTCATGTGTGGATCGAATAAAGATTTGAGCAGGACTTCATACTTATATTTGACATGGGGATTTTACATCTTAGACCAG GCGGTGGTGTACATGGTGTTCGCCGCCGCCTCATCGGCGGTTCAGGGTTCCATGTTGGCGGTGACCGGAGAGAAAAGATTTGTGTGGATGAAGCTTTGCGACAAATTCACCAGGTTTTGCTTCCAAATCGGCGGTGGTTTGGTGTGTGGGTTTTTTGCCATCTTTTTAATGGCGattatttcttttatatctgCTTTTAATCTCTTCAGACTCTATTCTCCCAAACAATTCCTCTTGCCCAAACCTAAGGGACAtggaatttattaa
- the LOC140805907 gene encoding protein YIP4b-like, protein MSHSDTIPLNSSSQSDIDEIENLINSYPSTVLPARPPSPPRASIPVSSAPPPPPPTTFIPSNLPPPSIPKPTPSISSGKPPLPPRTTAGSSSIAPTGFGSPPNTLTEPVWDTVKRDLSRIVSNLKLVVFPNPFREEPGKALRDWDLWGPFFFIVFLGLVLSWSASVKKSEVFAVAFALLAAGAVILTLNVLLLGGHIIFFQSLSLLGYCLFPLDVGALICMLKDNVILKVVVVAVTLAWSSWAAYPFMSTAVNPRRKALALYPVFLMYVSVGFLIVAID, encoded by the exons ATGTCTCACAGTGACACGATCCCGTTAAACTCCAGCTCCCAATCCGACATAGACGAGATCGAGAACCTCATCAACTCCTATCCCTCCACCGTACTCCCTGCTCGACCCCCTTCCCCTCCACGCGCCTCCATTCCAGTTTCATCCGCGCCACCGCCCCCGCCTCCCACCACTTTCATCCCCTCAAATCTCCCACCGCCCTCCATCCCCAAACCCACCCCTTCAATCTCCTCTGGGAAGCCCCCTCTTCCTCCACGCACCACCGCTGGATCCTCCTCCATTGCGCCCACAGGGTTCGGCTCTCCTCCGAACACTTTAACTGAGCCCGTTTGGGATACCGTTAAGCGGGATTTATCGAGGATCGTTAGCAATTTGAAACTTGTGGTATTTCCCAACCCGTTCAGGGAGGAACCTGGGAAGGCGTTGAGGGATTGGGATCTCTGGGGGCCTTTCTTCTTCATTGTTTTTCTTGGACTCGTGCTCTCTTGGTCTGCTTCCGTTAAGAAG TCCGAGGTCTTTGCTGTTGCATTTGCTCTTCTTGCAGCTGGTGCTGTTATTCTAACCTTGAACGTGCTGCTGCTG GGTGGACACATTATCTTCTTCCAGAGTTTGAGCCTTCTAGGATACTGTCTATTCCCGTTGGACGTCGGTGCCTTGATCTGTATGCTAAAAGACAATGTGATACTTAAAGTGGTGGTGGTTGCTGTGACATTGGCATGGAGTTCATGGGCTGCATATCCATTCATGAGTACTGCTGTCAATCCACGGAGGAAAGCACTTGCACTGTATCCTGTGTTCCTTATGTACGTATCTGTCGGTTTTCTCATCGTCGCTATCGACTGA
- the LOC140804593 gene encoding small nuclear ribonucleoprotein SmD3b-like, whose translation MSRSLGIPVKLLHEASGHIVTVELKSGELYRGSMVECEDNWNCQLENITYTAKDGKVSQLEHVFIRGSKVRFMVIPDMLKNAPMFKRLEARIKGKGSLLGVGRGRAVAMRARAQAAGRGAAPGRGAIPPVRR comes from the exons ATGAGTCGGAGTTTGGGAATTCCGGTGAAGTTGCTGCACGAGGCGTCAGGGCACATCGTGACGGTGGAGCTTAAGAGCGGGGAGCTTTATCGAGGTAGCATGGTAGAATGCGAGGATAATTGGAATTGCCAGCTTGAAAACATCACTTACACTGCCAAG GATGGGAAGGTCTCACAACTTGAGCATGTTTTCATTCGAGGCAGCAAAGTCAG GTTCATGGTAATTCCAGATATGCTTAAGAATGCTCCAATGTTTAAACGTTTGGAAGCAAGGATCAAG GGTAAAGGTTCATTACTTGGAGTTGGACGTGGACGAGCTGTTGCCATGCGAGCTAGG GCTCAGGCTGCTGGTCGTGGCGCAGCACCTGGTCGAGGTGCCATACCACCTGTGCGGAGGTGA
- the LOC140805908 gene encoding uncharacterized protein isoform X2, with protein sequence MALSFFRQTRISFAKNLQQSTADTPFDSIGDDPLAASSGQVIVGVETRYRVVYRLVNSIYVLAVTTIDDSNNNVFDCINIVNQAVSVVVTACRGVDVTPEKLGKKYAEVYMALDIVLRGVSSIRLATMLASMHGDGIAKMVHSAIHTESKIRGADSWVNVEPSSLDHEAGVESFSVVSFELPSETLVAGDEVATATLGFFHQGEEKELNKVEENEGEKDPFAASERLNKPEEMLMEGFKKDKELGVSDVSKALAGLEVTSLPPAAATESTHIGVEGFEGNYGGIEFGHDGSTLPEDFEGINDAWGGGLDASEFVGPKKIKKDTGLGGLELLATSEPPAVGAAKSDGAGDKIEDILVKKTEMRGPEMYIVEEVNAEFRESLLARVGLMGVVYLRTMPPISSTDDKETEFSFKVEGTEGVKRLVMQSSRVSSLGDGLFFVRTPSSKEPLPIMKYSLQPRLTPLPVRVRLVKRLVGTLLSIMIQYVSNPELPAPLTDVTIVLKLPVDPTLLKVSPKAVMNRSDRELKWLIDEIPLKGKPGRLRVRMPVDIGEDDDGSDLEIVGYVKFSAQGYRSLSGVSLRPASEGKTDFYEVEHRYGSGVYICN encoded by the coding sequence ATGGCCCTCTCCTTCTTCCGCCAAACACGCATCTCGTTCGCCAAGAATCTGCAACAATCCACTGCCGATACCCCTTTTGATTCCATTGGCGATGATCCTTTGGCGGCGTCCTCCGGTCAGGTTATTGTCGGGGTTGAAACTCGCTACCGTGTTGTGTACCGCCTCGTCAACTCCATTTACGTTCTTGCTGTGACTACTATTGATGATTCTAATAATAATGTTTTCGATTGTATTAATATTGTTAATCAAGCTGTTTCAGTTGTGGTTACAGCATGTCGTGGTGTGGATGTTACCCCAGAGAAATTGGGCAAGAAATACGCTGAGGTTTACATGGCATTAGATATAGTTTTGAGGGGTGTTAGTAGCATTAGGCTTGCCACTATGCTGGCATCGATGCACGGTGATGGCATCGCAAAAATGGTGCATTCTGCTATTCATACTGAGAGTAAGATTCGTGGGGCAGATAGTTGGGTTAATGTGGAGCCCAGTTCGCTGGATCATGAAGCCGGAGTGGAGTCCTTTTCAGTGGTGTCTTTTGAATTACCTTCTGAGACATTGGTGGCAGGAGACGAGGTGGCTACGGCAACTTTAGGGTTTTTCCATCAGGGTGAGGAGAAGGAGTTGAATAAGGTTGAGGAGAATGAAGGAGAAAAGGATCCTTTTGCGGCGAGCGAGAGGTTAAATAAGCCAGAAGAAATGCTGATGGAAGGGTTTAAAAAGGATAAAGAATTGGGTGTTTCGGATGTGAGTAAGGCTCTTGCAGGACTTGAGGTGACTTCATTGCCTCCTGCTGCGGCCACCGAGTCAACACACATAGGTGTAGAAGGATTTGAAGGGAATTATGGTGGAATCGAGTTTGGGCATGATGGATCAACTTTGCCGGAGGATTTTGAGGGTATTAATGATGCTTGGGGTGGTGGATTGGATGCATCAGAGTTTGTTGGCCCGAAGAAAATCAAGAAGGATACGGGTCTTGGTGGCTTGGAATTGCTGGCGACTAGCGAGCCCCCGGCTGTTGGTGCAGCTAAAAGTGACGGTGCTGGGGATAAGATCGAAGATATATTGGTGAAGAAGACTGAAATGAGGGGCCCGGAAATGTATATAGTTGAAGAAGTAAATGCTGAGTTTAGGGAATCACTTCTTGCTAGAGTTGGGTTGATGGGCGTGGTGTACCTGAGGACAATGCCACCGATATCTTCTACAGATGATAAAGAAACCGAGTTCTCTTTTAAGGTTGAAGGTACAGAAGGTGTAAAGAGATTAGTAATGCAAAGCTCTAGGGTTAGCAGCCTCGGTGATGGCTTGTTTTTTGTGAGGACTCCATCCTCAAAGGAACCTCTACCCATTATGAAGTACAGTTTGCAGCCCCGCTTGACTCCTTTGCCTGTAAGGGTTAGACTTGTCAAACGCCTTGTTGGGACTTTACTCTCGATCATGATACAGTACGTGTCAAATCCAGAATTGCCAGCACCCTTGACAGACGTTACAATCGTTTTGAAATTACCTGTAGACCCAACTCTGTTAAAAGTGTCGCCAAAAGCAGTGATGAACAGGTCTGATAGAGAATTGAAATGGCTTATTGACGAGATTCCACTGAAGGGTAAGCCTGGCAGGCTGCGAGTGAGAATGCCTGTGGATATTGGCGAGGATGATGATGGATCAGATCTTGAGATAGTCGGTTATGTCAAGTTTTCCGCCCAAGGATATAGATCTTTGTCTGGGGTTTCTTTAAGGCCTGCTTCTGAGGGAAAAACTGACTTCTACGAGGTTGAGCACAGGTATGGAAGTGGCGTTTATATTTGCAATTAA